A genomic region of Pyrus communis chromosome 14, drPyrComm1.1, whole genome shotgun sequence contains the following coding sequences:
- the LOC137714373 gene encoding uncharacterized protein has translation MTHANLMNNYFNPNSVYTEEDFRRRFRMRRHVFERLLRDVQLWVSGHDRVIRLHALGLEELSYRMAIGFSGRSRKPIVVLEDVASDDTWIWHAFFGVPGSQNDITVLGRSPLFSRLTEGEVP, from the exons ATGACGCAtgccaatctgatgaacaactacttcaaccctAACTCAGTGTACAcagaagaggatttcagacgTCGCTTTCGGATGAGGCGTCATGTCTTCGAGCGTTTACTTCGTGATGTCCA ATTGTGGGTTTCCgggcatgatagggtcattagattGCATGCCTTGGGATTGGAAGAACTGTCCTATCGGATGGCAATAGGCTTTAGCGGAAGGTCGAGAAAGCCAATTGTTGTGCTAGAGGATGTTGCCTCAGAtgacacatggatttggcatgctttctttggagtccctggatcccaaaatgacattacagttcttgggcgTTCACCCCTCTTCAGTCGCCTGACAGAAGGTGAAGTACCTtaa